One genomic window of Candidatus Nealsonbacteria bacterium includes the following:
- the uppS gene encoding polyprenyl diphosphate synthase, translating to MENNRTIPIHVVLLPDGNRRWAKERGLASIEGHLAGQQNIFKFTNYCKEKGVKILTAFGFSAENWSRPKKEVKYLMQLLEKGFLAELKKHKEAKKDSNLLGSGIRIRVIGQKERLPQSLQKMIKKLEELTKDNKDFILNLAVSYSGRWDIIQAIKKIIKEKIPLKKINEVFFEKYLSTENLPSPDLVIRTSGEKRISNFLLWQTAYAELYFSDKYWPDFSKKDFELALKEYAKRQRRFGS from the coding sequence ATGGAAAACAATAGAACAATACCGATTCATGTTGTTTTGTTGCCGGATGGCAACCGACGTTGGGCAAAAGAAAGGGGATTGGCTTCAATAGAGGGACATTTAGCCGGACAGCAAAACATTTTTAAGTTTACCAATTATTGCAAGGAAAAGGGAGTAAAAATCCTTACGGCTTTTGGTTTTTCAGCGGAGAATTGGAGCAGGCCAAAAAAAGAGGTTAAATATTTAATGCAACTTCTGGAAAAAGGCTTCCTTGCGGAACTGAAAAAACACAAGGAGGCAAAAAAGGACTCTAATTTATTGGGCAGTGGCATAAGAATAAGAGTCATAGGGCAAAAAGAAAGATTGCCCCAAAGCCTGCAAAAGATGATTAAAAAATTGGAAGAATTAACGAAAGATAATAAAGATTTTATTTTAAACTTAGCGGTAAGTTATAGCGGCCGTTGGGATATAATTCAGGCTATCAAAAAAATTATTAAAGAAAAAATACCGTTAAAAAAAATTAATGAAGTTTTTTTTGAAAAATATCTTTCTACTGAAAATTTACCCTCGCCGGATTTGGTTATAAGAACAAGCGGAGAAAAACGAATTTCTAATTTTTTGCTTTGGCAAACAGCTTATGCCGAACTTTATTTTTCCGATAAATATTGGCCCGATTTCTCAAAAAAAGATTTTGAATTGGCTTTAAAAGAATATGCCAAGAGACAAAGAAGATTCGGGTCTTAA